The following coding sequences lie in one Rhodohalobacter barkolensis genomic window:
- a CDS encoding serine hydrolase: protein MRILKFISAFVGTALVLGVVVIGLNWTAFNTFLENREAFMEGSDWVPKTESLRGLTEYIEQNPQNVSVASIVLEHPDSTIFYEADTPRTMGALSNIFLMTAYAIEMESGDLNPEELISVNDIDKYVLPQIDNSVHADAITFAEEKGWVQNGEISVQDAFVLLSHFNDPALSDYLWWKLEPFDWDGLMDQFGLESTDTPLPFSGIYLTISESVSNQFIDELISDWDERSKSEFRDYVIQQSNEFTTDSTIREELTKEFEDDRLGRSFMEERDAMELFPKATARDLTTFLEQIYTQENISSRASERILNWLRSPYSDRSEIQRDFTDYGALFDNRMGLLNGVDFGTLVYTGETKFQAIIFDNLPIGFWFHMSGNHMHQDFQQRLIYDPALIDLMEQVSLSDNQERSEIN from the coding sequence ATGAGAATTTTAAAATTTATATCCGCATTTGTAGGTACAGCTCTCGTATTAGGGGTTGTAGTGATCGGTTTAAACTGGACGGCATTTAACACGTTTCTTGAAAATCGGGAAGCATTTATGGAGGGATCTGACTGGGTGCCTAAAACTGAGTCACTGCGAGGGTTAACGGAATATATTGAACAAAATCCGCAGAATGTCTCCGTTGCCAGTATTGTACTTGAACATCCGGACTCTACAATTTTCTATGAAGCAGATACTCCCCGAACCATGGGTGCTCTATCCAATATATTTCTGATGACCGCCTATGCAATTGAGATGGAATCCGGTGATCTTAACCCGGAAGAACTGATCTCTGTGAACGATATTGACAAATATGTACTACCACAGATCGACAATTCAGTCCACGCTGATGCCATTACTTTTGCAGAAGAGAAAGGGTGGGTTCAAAATGGAGAGATTTCAGTACAGGATGCTTTTGTTCTTCTCTCCCATTTTAATGATCCGGCTCTCTCCGATTACCTGTGGTGGAAGCTGGAGCCATTCGATTGGGATGGATTAATGGATCAATTTGGACTCGAATCAACGGATACACCTCTTCCATTTTCGGGAATATACCTTACCATATCAGAATCGGTAAGCAATCAATTTATTGATGAACTTATATCCGATTGGGATGAAAGATCAAAAAGTGAGTTCAGAGATTACGTAATTCAACAATCCAATGAATTTACTACGGATTCAACAATACGTGAAGAGTTGACAAAAGAATTTGAAGATGACAGACTCGGAAGATCATTCATGGAAGAGCGCGATGCAATGGAGCTTTTTCCAAAAGCCACAGCTCGGGATTTGACTACATTTCTTGAACAGATCTACACACAGGAGAATATCTCAAGCAGGGCAAGTGAAAGAATACTGAACTGGTTACGATCGCCCTACAGCGACCGATCTGAAATCCAACGAGACTTTACCGATTACGGCGCCCTCTTCGACAACCGGATGGGGCTTTTAAACGGCGTGGATTTTGGCACATTGGTTTATACCGGTGAAACAAAATTTCAGGCTATTATTTTTGACAATTTACCGATCGGTTTCTGGTTTCATATGTCTGGAAATCACATGCATCAAGATTTTCAGCAACGACTCATTTACGATCCTGCACTTATTGATTTGATGGAGCAGGTTTCCCTATCTGATAATCAAGAACGTTCAGAAATCAATTAA
- a CDS encoding SusF/SusE family outer membrane protein, translating into MKKSIISLLAIFGLLVFTSCEDSMGPVMDGAPEAPEIMEPANGASFVLNEEDKEEELEMMEWSPAEYGYDAAVEYTIEMDAEGDSFEDPVELASVRGSHNFSPVIEDLNASLLGADLPFDVESVINIRVRADVNDNIQTLHSRPVEIGVTPYEDESLAPSYPEELYMIGASVGSWDWAAVDLPMIPVFDKPYLFWKIVWIESGVNDAGYKFAPEQGWGEDFGWDGNDPVEGVHGIGTNNMPDPGESGYYMVVVNLETDEVAVVEPQVYLIGDTVDSWDSNVPENLFTVDNANEVLTITKDFLAGDLRMYAWYDGGWFTDWWQSEFIFFDGNIEFRGTGGDQDRVAIPAGEATIELNFRDGTAAIN; encoded by the coding sequence ATGAAAAAATCAATTATATCGTTATTGGCGATTTTCGGACTGTTGGTCTTCACCTCGTGTGAAGACTCAATGGGACCGGTGATGGATGGAGCTCCTGAAGCTCCTGAAATTATGGAACCGGCAAATGGTGCTTCATTTGTACTAAATGAAGAAGACAAAGAAGAAGAATTAGAAATGATGGAATGGTCTCCTGCTGAATATGGATATGATGCAGCCGTTGAATACACCATCGAAATGGATGCAGAGGGTGATTCTTTTGAAGATCCTGTAGAACTTGCATCTGTTCGGGGTAGTCATAACTTTTCTCCCGTAATAGAAGATTTAAATGCTAGCCTCCTAGGTGCAGATCTTCCATTCGATGTCGAATCAGTTATAAACATTCGAGTTAGAGCTGATGTCAATGACAATATTCAAACCTTGCATTCTCGACCAGTAGAAATAGGTGTCACTCCATATGAAGATGAATCTCTTGCTCCATCTTATCCTGAAGAACTATATATGATTGGAGCTAGTGTAGGTAGTTGGGATTGGGCTGCTGTTGATTTACCAATGATTCCAGTATTTGATAAACCTTACCTATTCTGGAAAATCGTATGGATTGAATCTGGTGTAAATGATGCAGGTTATAAATTTGCCCCGGAACAAGGTTGGGGTGAAGACTTCGGATGGGATGGAAATGATCCTGTTGAAGGAGTACATGGCATCGGAACAAATAATATGCCAGATCCCGGTGAATCCGGTTATTATATGGTCGTTGTTAACCTTGAAACTGATGAAGTTGCAGTTGTTGAACCACAGGTTTATTTAATTGGTGATACAGTTGATAGTTGGGATAGCAACGTACCTGAAAACCTTTTCACTGTAGATAATGCCAATGAAGTACTAACTATTACAAAAGATTTCCTAGCTGGAGATCTAAGAATGTATGCTTGGTATGATGGTGGGTGGTTCACTGACTGGTGGCAATCAGAATTCATTTTCTTCGATGGAAACATTGAGTTCAGAGGAACTGGTGGCGATCAGGATAGAGTTGCAATTCCTGCAGGTGAAGCTACGATTGAGCTCAACTTCAGAGATGGAACAGCTGCCATAAATTAG
- a CDS encoding type IX secretion system plug protein domain-containing protein, which produces MTTLHGCTTTGQSYSEERSSQESATDQYFTLPQVVSPDDPVYSVKLHPSKQPNAAPFLELNSNDQLTLRFESLGFESRSYQISFTHHNPDWSESGLSPDQFLTGFEQYDISGGIVSRSSQPYYRSFSYSFPNQNIGFRVSGNYLLHIHNRDTGELEFSLPFFVYENEGSIASGAEVLQSARFNQRVMHSPVSRYVLPDFVDQPQFDLSFYYSQNQFWGRRVEAQELDFSDPDEAQFELSFNRPFFGDYEFRVLNLNNVDQLSRTVLDVDKSAEPWKVTLRDESEGFTQPVTVGVPQNYGPETTTNSNYLEVEFRFDTEYNLNENQEIYLVGDFNSWKISQEHRLNYDENLGRWISTVIMKEGTYRYKYVLVENGTMDDLAFDTLFPDNQQEYHAFVYFRDINQFYHRLLQVNTFYKASR; this is translated from the coding sequence GTGACAACCTTACACGGGTGTACAACAACAGGGCAATCCTATTCTGAGGAAAGATCATCACAAGAATCTGCAACTGATCAATATTTTACACTGCCACAGGTCGTATCACCGGATGATCCTGTTTATTCCGTTAAGCTCCATCCTTCCAAACAACCCAATGCTGCTCCATTTCTGGAGCTAAACAGCAACGACCAGTTAACCCTTCGATTTGAGTCGCTTGGCTTTGAATCACGCTCGTACCAAATCTCATTTACGCACCATAATCCGGACTGGTCGGAGTCAGGTCTTTCGCCTGATCAGTTCCTGACAGGTTTTGAACAGTACGATATATCAGGCGGTATAGTCAGCCGATCATCACAGCCGTACTACCGGTCTTTTTCTTACAGCTTTCCTAATCAAAACATCGGATTCAGAGTCAGTGGAAATTACTTACTTCATATTCATAACAGAGATACGGGTGAGCTTGAATTCTCTCTGCCTTTTTTCGTGTATGAAAATGAGGGTTCAATAGCATCAGGTGCAGAAGTTTTGCAGTCTGCTCGCTTTAACCAAAGAGTGATGCACAGTCCTGTAAGTCGTTACGTTCTACCCGATTTTGTGGATCAACCTCAGTTCGATCTCTCTTTTTACTATAGTCAAAATCAATTTTGGGGGCGACGTGTAGAAGCTCAGGAACTAGATTTTTCAGACCCGGATGAAGCTCAGTTTGAACTCTCTTTTAACCGACCTTTTTTTGGCGATTATGAATTTCGAGTGTTGAACCTAAACAATGTGGATCAGCTAAGCAGAACGGTTCTGGACGTTGATAAAAGCGCGGAGCCCTGGAAAGTAACACTGAGAGATGAATCAGAAGGATTTACGCAACCGGTTACGGTAGGTGTGCCTCAAAATTATGGCCCCGAAACCACCACAAACTCCAACTATCTTGAAGTTGAATTCAGATTTGATACCGAATACAATTTAAATGAGAATCAGGAAATTTATCTGGTCGGCGATTTTAATTCCTGGAAAATCTCCCAAGAACATCGACTAAATTATGATGAGAATCTTGGAAGATGGATCAGTACGGTTATTATGAAAGAAGGCACGTATCGATACAAATACGTGTTGGTTGAAAACGGAACAATGGACGATCTTGCCTTTGATACACTGTTTCCGGATAACCAACAGGAGTATCATGCTTTTGTCTACTTCAGAGACATCAATCAATTTTATCACAGATTGTTGCAGGTTAATACGTTTTATAAGGCAAGTCGATAA
- a CDS encoding SusC/RagA family TonB-linked outer membrane protein, whose translation MKVKQLLSLLLVLFFCSYALPAHAQSELTVSGTVTELETGESLPGVNITVKGSPDRGTTTNLDGEYSLQVSADDVLVFSYIGFVTREIPVDGRETIDVEMSTDVQALSELVVIGYGVQERGDNTGSVRVVSSRDFNAGAITSPEELFQGRAAGVQVTSNSGAPGAGATIRIRGGSSLSASNDPLYVVDGVPLDDGGISGMRSPLNSINPNDIESITVLKDASATAIYGSRASNGVIIITTKRGETGQDVEVNYTGRYSYQTNSDRIDALSAERFQQFVEIGVDNGSLPSGALNTLGNSQTDWQDEIFRNTFSQDHNISVSGAVGNLPYRASLGFSGNQGVLKTSYNDRLTGSIALNPSLLDDQLAIELNARGTRVDNRFADQGAINTAINFDPTQPVMSGGSQYGGYTAWLDGDGNPIPIAPANPVALIDQRRDESTVYRLIGNVKMDYNPSFFEELTATLNLGLDYSDVGDGKVLVSDEAAFAFDGQGLSGVQSDYDQRKENELLDFYLNYNTDLESIESSLDLTAGYSWEHHFEEGSNYSTNFDRSQAVRVDSDTDYATEYYITSFFGRANYSFKDRYLLTGTLRYDGTSRFSEDNRWGLFPSFAFAWQMHEESFLEDSENINELKLRLGYGVTGQQRIGQGNYPYLPQYTFGQNTARYAFGNEWITTLRPEGYNSELKWEETTTYNVALDYSIFGERFFGSIEYYLRETDDLLNVIPVPAGTNFTNRILSNVGSLEVQGLEFDITTRLLSTEDSYWQVTFNATYNIDEITKLTTADDPTYVGVEVGGIAGGTGNQVQVHSVGFPRNSFFVFEQVYDQNGAPIEGLYVDRNGDGVIDEADKYRYKSPNPDYTLGLSSRYEYKQWDASFSARASIGNYVYNNVASDRGFYDSVYNTAGFTMNPTEYIYETGFEAAQYRSDHYVENASFVRLDNVSLGYTFDSLFDLVSSMRVSATVQNVFTITDYSGQDPEVFGGIDFNLYPRPRTFMLGLNLNF comes from the coding sequence ATGAAGGTAAAACAGCTACTCAGCCTGCTTCTGGTCTTGTTCTTTTGTTCGTACGCCCTGCCGGCGCATGCACAATCTGAACTGACGGTCAGCGGTACGGTAACAGAATTAGAAACGGGTGAATCCTTGCCCGGTGTTAATATCACCGTAAAGGGTTCACCGGATCGAGGTACTACTACAAACCTCGATGGTGAATACTCCCTTCAAGTAAGTGCCGATGATGTATTGGTATTTTCTTACATAGGATTTGTCACCAGAGAAATACCGGTTGACGGACGCGAAACCATTGATGTAGAAATGAGCACGGATGTTCAGGCTCTTTCAGAACTGGTCGTAATTGGTTACGGCGTTCAGGAACGAGGTGATAACACCGGTTCTGTACGTGTTGTAAGCTCAAGGGATTTCAATGCTGGTGCAATTACTTCCCCCGAAGAGCTGTTCCAGGGACGCGCCGCCGGTGTTCAGGTAACATCCAACAGTGGTGCACCCGGCGCGGGCGCAACCATTCGTATTCGTGGAGGTTCTTCCCTATCAGCAAGTAACGATCCGTTATATGTTGTAGATGGAGTTCCATTGGATGACGGTGGTATTTCCGGTATGAGAAGTCCACTCAACTCCATTAACCCGAACGACATTGAGTCGATTACCGTACTAAAGGATGCTTCAGCTACTGCCATTTACGGTTCACGTGCTTCTAACGGTGTTATTATTATCACCACCAAGAGAGGCGAAACCGGGCAGGATGTCGAAGTTAATTATACCGGACGATACTCTTACCAAACAAACTCGGATCGAATTGATGCACTAAGTGCTGAAAGATTCCAACAGTTTGTAGAAATCGGTGTTGACAACGGTAGTCTGCCTTCAGGTGCTCTGAACACATTGGGCAACAGCCAAACAGACTGGCAGGATGAAATTTTCCGTAACACCTTTAGCCAGGACCATAATATAAGTGTAAGCGGTGCTGTAGGGAATTTACCTTATCGTGCATCTTTAGGTTTCTCAGGGAATCAGGGTGTTTTGAAAACCTCTTATAATGATCGATTAACAGGTTCTATCGCATTGAACCCATCTCTGTTAGATGACCAGCTCGCTATTGAATTGAATGCTAGAGGAACACGTGTTGACAACAGATTTGCTGATCAGGGGGCAATTAACACTGCTATTAACTTCGACCCGACTCAGCCTGTAATGTCCGGAGGAAGTCAGTATGGTGGATATACCGCCTGGTTAGACGGCGATGGAAATCCAATTCCTATTGCACCGGCCAACCCGGTTGCACTGATTGACCAACGAAGAGATGAATCTACCGTTTATCGATTAATCGGTAATGTTAAAATGGATTACAATCCTTCATTCTTTGAAGAACTGACCGCTACGCTAAACCTTGGACTGGACTACTCTGATGTTGGAGACGGTAAAGTTCTGGTAAGTGATGAAGCTGCCTTTGCTTTTGACGGACAGGGACTTTCCGGTGTTCAATCGGATTATGACCAGAGAAAAGAGAATGAACTTCTCGATTTTTATCTAAACTATAACACAGACCTGGAATCCATTGAAAGTTCACTGGATTTAACAGCAGGATACTCCTGGGAGCATCACTTCGAAGAGGGTTCAAACTACTCAACCAACTTCGACCGTTCGCAGGCCGTGCGTGTAGACAGTGATACTGATTATGCTACTGAATACTATATCACATCATTCTTTGGTCGTGCAAACTACTCGTTCAAGGACAGATATCTGTTAACAGGTACTCTGCGTTATGATGGTACATCCAGATTCTCTGAAGATAACCGCTGGGGACTCTTCCCTTCTTTCGCGTTTGCATGGCAGATGCATGAAGAGAGCTTCCTGGAAGATTCTGAGAACATCAATGAGTTGAAGTTGAGACTCGGTTACGGTGTTACAGGCCAGCAGCGAATTGGGCAAGGTAATTACCCATATCTGCCTCAGTACACCTTTGGTCAAAACACAGCACGTTATGCATTCGGTAATGAATGGATTACAACCCTGCGTCCAGAAGGATACAATTCTGAACTGAAATGGGAAGAAACCACGACATATAACGTAGCCCTCGACTATAGCATATTTGGAGAGAGATTTTTCGGCTCCATTGAATATTATCTGCGGGAAACGGATGACCTCCTGAACGTGATTCCTGTTCCAGCCGGAACAAACTTCACAAACCGAATCCTTTCGAATGTCGGTTCGCTTGAAGTACAGGGTCTTGAGTTTGATATCACAACCAGATTGCTATCTACAGAAGATTCATACTGGCAGGTAACGTTCAACGCTACCTATAACATAGATGAGATTACGAAGCTGACAACGGCTGATGATCCAACCTATGTAGGTGTTGAAGTGGGTGGAATTGCCGGCGGTACCGGTAACCAAGTTCAAGTACACAGTGTTGGTTTCCCAAGAAACTCATTCTTTGTGTTTGAGCAGGTTTATGACCAGAATGGTGCACCGATTGAAGGACTATATGTTGACAGAAACGGAGACGGCGTGATTGATGAAGCAGACAAGTACCGATATAAGAGTCCAAATCCGGACTACACACTCGGTTTGTCCTCACGTTATGAGTACAAGCAATGGGACGCTTCATTCTCTGCACGTGCAAGTATCGGCAACTATGTTTATAACAACGTAGCATCTGACAGGGGTTTCTATGACTCAGTGTACAACACTGCAGGATTTACTATGAATCCTACAGAGTACATTTATGAAACCGGTTTCGAAGCGGCTCAATATCGATCAGATCACTACGTTGAAAATGCATCTTTTGTAAGACTGGACAACGTTTCGTTAGGATATACTTTCGACAGTCTATTCGATCTGGTCTCTTCAATGAGAGTATCTGCTACGGTACAGAACGTATTTACGATTACGGACTATAGCGGGCAGGATCCTGAGGTATTTGGAGGAATTGATTTCAATCTCTATCCACGGCCACGCACCTTTATGTTGGGACTGAATCTCAACTTTTAA
- a CDS encoding SAM-dependent methyltransferase — MKKHKLYLIPTPISKRKKNLALPEHTLEITKKLNCFIVEKPQTTQSFLQWIKHPTPPYKMTMRVLNKKTPDQEIYSFLKLLEDQDVGLMSEAGAPGVADPGAKLVKLAHDNGIEVIPLVGPSSILMALMASGMNGQSFAFQGYLSLNDKKRIQELSELEQESSQKNQTQIFMETPHRNEQLFELLLNKLRPSTRLCVACNITQKDEFIQSKTVHHWKQNDKPDLQKKPCLFLIYSGS, encoded by the coding sequence ATGAAAAAGCATAAGCTCTATTTGATACCTACTCCCATAAGTAAACGTAAGAAAAACCTTGCTCTTCCTGAACATACCCTGGAGATCACGAAAAAGCTGAACTGCTTTATTGTAGAAAAACCTCAAACCACGCAAAGTTTTCTGCAGTGGATCAAGCACCCTACTCCTCCCTATAAGATGACGATGAGAGTGCTTAATAAAAAAACGCCTGATCAAGAGATTTACAGTTTCCTGAAATTACTGGAGGATCAGGATGTAGGATTGATGTCGGAGGCCGGTGCTCCGGGTGTGGCCGATCCCGGTGCGAAATTGGTAAAATTGGCCCACGATAATGGAATTGAAGTCATCCCGCTCGTTGGCCCTTCTTCCATCCTGATGGCTTTGATGGCGTCCGGGATGAATGGACAATCTTTCGCTTTCCAAGGTTATTTATCCTTAAACGACAAAAAGAGAATACAAGAGTTATCCGAACTTGAGCAGGAATCTTCTCAGAAGAATCAAACTCAAATCTTCATGGAAACGCCTCATCGCAATGAGCAACTTTTTGAACTCCTGCTAAATAAATTACGTCCATCAACCCGTCTCTGTGTCGCTTGTAATATTACACAAAAGGATGAGTTCATTCAGTCCAAAACTGTTCATCACTGGAAGCAAAATGACAAGCCTGATCTGCAAAAAAAGCCCTGTCTGTTTTTGATCTACTCCGGGAGTTAA
- a CDS encoding PTS transporter subunit IIC — translation MSFLKSKGIDISFNTYVITALSHMALGLFASLIIGLIIRTAGEQFEIDMLVSVGQMAMDLMGPAIGVAIAYGLKAPPLVLFASAVAGAFGSASGGPAGAYIASLLAVEFGKLISGSTKIDIIATPLVTIFVGYFAAEYIGVFINQGMLAFGELINWSVDQHPFFMGILVASLMGLALTAPISSAAIAIMLGLDGLAAGAATVGCSAQMIGFAVSSYRENGVGGLIAQGIGTSMLQIANVLKKPLIILPPLIAGAILAPLSTTLFKMTNTPEGAGMGTSGFVGQIFTFTSMGFDTVVLLQVALLHFIGPALICWMISELFRRKNWISFGDMKIQS, via the coding sequence ATGTCATTTCTGAAAAGTAAGGGGATAGATATCTCATTTAATACCTATGTGATTACAGCACTGTCACATATGGCTCTGGGGTTATTTGCCTCACTAATCATAGGACTCATTATTCGGACAGCCGGCGAGCAGTTTGAGATAGATATGCTGGTATCTGTTGGTCAAATGGCAATGGATCTGATGGGTCCGGCAATTGGAGTTGCCATCGCGTATGGTTTGAAAGCTCCGCCTCTGGTTCTGTTTGCCTCAGCTGTGGCAGGTGCATTTGGCTCAGCTTCCGGTGGACCCGCGGGTGCTTATATAGCGTCGCTGCTTGCGGTTGAGTTTGGGAAACTGATTTCCGGATCAACAAAAATCGACATTATAGCCACGCCACTGGTTACTATTTTTGTTGGGTATTTTGCAGCTGAATATATTGGAGTGTTTATCAACCAGGGAATGCTGGCTTTTGGTGAGTTGATCAATTGGTCGGTAGATCAGCATCCGTTTTTTATGGGAATCTTGGTGGCCTCTTTAATGGGATTGGCACTCACAGCACCAATCTCCAGTGCAGCCATTGCCATCATGCTGGGCCTGGACGGACTGGCAGCCGGGGCTGCTACAGTTGGATGTTCTGCACAAATGATTGGGTTTGCCGTGAGCAGTTACAGAGAGAATGGAGTGGGAGGATTAATTGCTCAGGGGATAGGAACTTCTATGCTGCAGATTGCAAACGTACTGAAGAAACCACTCATCATTCTGCCCCCGCTTATTGCCGGTGCGATATTAGCACCACTTTCTACCACACTCTTTAAAATGACAAACACTCCGGAAGGAGCAGGGATGGGAACCAGCGGATTTGTCGGACAGATCTTTACATTTACATCAATGGGATTTGATACTGTAGTTCTTCTCCAGGTGGCACTGCTTCACTTCATTGGTCCGGCGTTAATTTGCTGGATGATTTCAGAATTATTCAGGAGAAAAAATTGGATTTCGTTTGGTGATATGAAAATTCAAAGTTAA
- a CDS encoding RagB/SusD family nutrient uptake outer membrane protein has translation MLNNKFKILALILVALTVAFATSCVDDLNTSPIDDDVVTSTNVYDTPDDFRQVLAKLYAGFAATGQQGPAGNADIQGIDEGFSSYIRQLWVHQVISTDEAVVGWNDEGLPEFNFHDWGPSNDFVMAMYSRIFYEVALTNEFIRETQKRDESIIKEMEAEARFLRALSYWHALDLFGGNVPFTTEEDPIGAYMPEQTNAQDLFAYIESELLDIQDDLQAPGQNEYGRADQGAAWTLLSKLYLNAEVYIGEDRYDDALTYAERVINEGGYDLAENYENLFFADNDSNEGASEIIFPIRFDGENLQTFGGTNFIIHAAIGGSMSASSFGMDGGWAGHRVTPQFVDFFDDSDTFSGVQTENTGGFPEIYVPGGYQSSSGYGGDWSPAEAPALISENSDDVYSGQVYFAAAGSEFKFTPTPTWDDGDYGGSNGTLTNGGDNITVDQAGVYNITVDLNAMTYDLELATSEGRAMFYTDGQSLEIEELAEFTNGYAVTKWKNITSTGQPGKRTEFADTDFPMFRLADVYLMYAEATVRGASGGSASTAADYINELRERAYGNDSGNISAGDLNLDLILQERTRELYWEGHRRTDLRRFGLFTGDDYIWSWKGDVQEGAGTSSHFEIYPIPSSDINSNLNLTQNPGY, from the coding sequence ATGTTGAATAACAAATTTAAAATATTAGCACTGATCCTCGTTGCATTGACGGTTGCGTTCGCTACTTCTTGTGTGGACGATTTGAACACGTCTCCGATCGACGATGATGTAGTCACATCTACGAATGTGTACGATACTCCTGATGATTTCCGTCAGGTTTTAGCAAAATTATATGCCGGCTTTGCGGCAACCGGACAACAAGGTCCGGCCGGAAACGCCGATATCCAGGGAATTGACGAAGGTTTTTCAAGCTATATTCGTCAGCTTTGGGTTCACCAAGTTATCAGTACCGACGAAGCTGTTGTAGGCTGGAATGATGAAGGACTTCCAGAATTCAATTTCCATGATTGGGGGCCTTCCAATGACTTCGTGATGGCTATGTACAGCCGAATTTTTTATGAGGTTGCTCTTACAAATGAGTTTATACGTGAAACTCAAAAGCGTGATGAAAGCATTATAAAAGAAATGGAAGCTGAAGCCCGTTTTTTGCGAGCCCTGAGTTACTGGCACGCACTGGATCTCTTTGGCGGTAATGTTCCATTTACTACCGAAGAGGACCCAATCGGAGCCTATATGCCGGAGCAAACCAATGCACAGGATTTGTTCGCATACATTGAAAGTGAACTTCTTGACATACAGGACGACCTTCAGGCACCCGGACAGAATGAGTACGGACGTGCCGATCAAGGTGCTGCCTGGACTCTCTTATCCAAACTCTACCTCAATGCGGAAGTTTATATTGGTGAAGATCGCTATGACGATGCACTTACCTATGCAGAACGAGTGATCAACGAAGGTGGATACGATCTGGCCGAGAACTATGAAAATCTATTCTTTGCTGATAACGACAGCAATGAAGGGGCTTCTGAAATTATCTTCCCAATACGTTTTGATGGCGAAAACCTTCAAACCTTTGGTGGAACCAACTTCATTATTCACGCAGCGATTGGTGGTAGCATGAGTGCCTCCTCTTTCGGGATGGATGGTGGCTGGGCCGGACACAGAGTTACACCTCAGTTCGTTGATTTCTTTGACGATTCTGACACATTCAGTGGTGTTCAAACAGAAAATACCGGTGGTTTTCCAGAAATTTATGTTCCGGGCGGTTACCAAAGTTCAAGCGGTTATGGCGGTGATTGGTCACCTGCCGAGGCCCCTGCTCTCATATCAGAGAATAGTGATGATGTTTACAGCGGACAGGTTTACTTCGCTGCGGCCGGTTCTGAATTTAAATTCACTCCCACCCCAACATGGGATGATGGTGACTACGGAGGATCTAACGGAACGCTTACAAATGGCGGTGACAACATTACGGTTGACCAAGCCGGAGTTTATAATATCACCGTTGATCTGAATGCGATGACCTACGATTTAGAACTTGCTACTTCTGAAGGTCGGGCAATGTTCTACACCGACGGCCAATCTCTTGAAATCGAAGAGCTCGCAGAATTCACCAACGGATATGCTGTTACCAAGTGGAAAAACATTACATCCACAGGTCAGCCCGGTAAACGTACGGAATTCGCCGATACCGATTTCCCAATGTTCCGTCTTGCTGATGTCTATCTGATGTATGCTGAAGCAACCGTCCGCGGTGCTTCAGGTGGAAGCGCCTCGACAGCTGCAGATTATATCAATGAACTTCGTGAACGTGCATACGGTAACGATTCTGGAAATATATCAGCAGGAGATCTTAATCTGGACCTGATTTTACAGGAAAGAACACGGGAACTCTATTGGGAAGGTCATAGAAGAACGGACCTGAGAAGATTCGGACTTTTTACCGGTGACGATTATATCTGGTCCTGGAAAGGAGATGTTCAGGAAGGAGCTGGTACTAGCAGCCACTTTGAAATTTATCCGATTCCGTCTTCAGATATCAACTCGAATCTGAACCTGACCCAGAATCCGGGTTACTAA